A single region of the Rhipicephalus microplus isolate Deutch F79 chromosome 10, USDA_Rmic, whole genome shotgun sequence genome encodes:
- the LOC142774372 gene encoding uncharacterized protein LOC142774372: protein MAACSPRPSSVACLLVVLALSPHVAQAFTCSVCNSVYNEDCMTSPEKYITECVPPAMYNDSDYQPFCRKTWLEMYKPEMPNRVSRSCAYLKDTHEEPCRSYYPPGMYLRVCQCFTEACNMAPRLVTGDIWSWAVVAFAVALFR, encoded by the exons ATGGCCGCCTGCTCTCCACGTCCGTCATCTGTCGCCTGTCTTCTTGTGGTGCTGGCACTGTCGCCTC ACGTGGCCCAGGCGTTCACCTGCTCGGTGTGCAACTCGGTCTACAACGAGGACTGCATGACCTCGCCCGAGAAGTACATCACGGAGTGCGTGCCACCCGCGATGTACAACGACAGCGACTACCAGCCCTTCTGCCGGAAGACCTGGCTCGAAA TGTACAAGCCCGAAATGCCGAACCGGGTGTCTCGCTCGTGCGCCTACCTCAAGGACACACACGAGGAGCCCTGCCGCAGCTACTACCCGCCGGGAATGTACCTCCGGGTGTGCCAATGCTTCACGGAAGCGTGCAACATGGCGCCTCGCTTGGTCACCGGTGACATCTGGTCGTGGGCAGTGGTGGCTTTCGCCGTAGCACTGTTTCGATGA